One part of the Phragmites australis chromosome 3, lpPhrAust1.1, whole genome shotgun sequence genome encodes these proteins:
- the LOC133912494 gene encoding uncharacterized protein LOC133912494 isoform X1 → MVDTRRSAAAKRPAGEEAKSASPSPAPAEAAGDAVASSQPPKRAKVASVEPDSAKSAAAAEAVSAGGVAGPLPDTAGLQALTGAMDKLEALLRSREAQSNSAGHRRGANDTDLSAKMKRAKDLKEEMAGMLNKRQAAATSRRQEPWCRLISQYAAHPSLPIYASNFTIGHGAHHDLRLGESSTTSPVCRLKQVKRGALLEIYDSKVVRVNGKALDKVPKVTLNGGDEIVFHSPVRNAYIFEQLQQDKSSTSALSATYSSIQQGQHSHFTDIQDHLSSKGPKVSTFYFGKGRSPFMPNGSSADQVLLNLCKTMEERSQFHSEENISFGQCQLRKEDLKYATVDASDISESFDSCPYYLSEHTKCALLSSAYVHLCCKDYIKFTKDISSLSQRVLLSGPTGTEIYQEYLVKALAKHFGARLLIVDSSMLLDGQTSKESEPFKKGDRVRYIGSLQSTGITLDGQSPPEFGSQGEICLPFEENRSSKVGVRFDKQIPGGNDLGGNCEVDHGLFCSVDSLCLDGPGWEDRSRHPFDVIVEFMSEEIQHGPLILFLKDTEKICGNNDSYHGLKSKLKHSPAGVFIVGSQIQPDNRKEKANAGSLFLSKFPYNQAMIDLAFQDVGRGNDKNKATSKAMTHLTKLFPNKVTVQAPQDEMELLQWNQMLSRDVEVLKRNTNISKIQSFLTRVGLECVDLEMICVKDRILTNECIDKIIGFSLSHQLKNSTNPDPSSNVQFALSNESLKHGVDMLESIQFDPKSSNKRKSLKDIATENEFEKRLLADVIPPHEIGVTFEDIGALESVKDTLKELVMLPLQRPELFSKGQLMKPCKGILLFGPPGMGKTMLAKAVATEAGANFINISMSSISSKWLGEGEKFVKAVFSLASKIAPTVIFVDEVDGMLGRRENPGEHEAMRKMKNEFMVNWDGLRTKEKERVLVLAATNRPFDLDEAVVRRLPRRLMLNLPDASNRKKILSVILAKEDLADDVDLEAIANLTEGYSGSDLKTLCITAAHCPIREILEKEKKERVLAEAENRPLPPSHSSNDVRALRMNDFMHAHEQVCASVSSDSSNMNELIQWNDLYGEGGSRKKTTLSYIM, encoded by the exons ATGGTCGACACGAGGCGGAGCGCCGCGGCGAAGCGCCCGGCGGGGGAGGAGGCGAAGAGCGCGTCGCCGtcaccggcgccggcggaggcggcgggggaCGCGGTCGCGTCGTCCCAGCCCCCGAAGCGCGCCAAG GTTGCTAGCGTGGAACCCGATAGCGCAAAgtccgcggcggcggctgagGCTGTCTCTGCCGGCGGCGTGGCGGGGCCACTGCCGGACACGGCTGGGCTGCAGGCGCTGACCGGCGCCATGGACAAGCTGGAGGCCTTGTTGAGGTCCAGGGAGGCGCAGTCGAATTCGGCCG GGCATAGGCGTGGCGCTAATGATACGGATTTATCTGCAAAGATGAAGCGAGCCAAAGATTTGAAGGAGGAGATGGCTGGAATGCTGAATAAACGGCAGGCTGCGGCCACCAGCAGGCGGCAGGAGCCCTGGTGCAGACTAATCTCCCAGTATGCCGCG CATCCTTCCCTTCCTATTTATGCCTCAAATTTCACTATCGGTCATGGAGCGCATCATGATTTGAGACTGGGCGAGTCATCTACTACCTCACCTGTTTGTAGACTGAAGCAGGTTAAG CGAGGTGCACTTCTTGAAATCTATGACTCCAAAGTTGTTCGTGTAAATGGAAAAGCTTTGGACAAGGTTCCCAAGGTTACCTTGAATGGGGGAGATGAAATTGTCTTTCATTCACCCGTGAGAAATGCTTAT ATATTTGAGCAACTTCAGCAGGATAAATCAAGCACTTCAGCATTATCCGCTACTTACAGTAGTATCCAGCAGGGGCAACACTCACATTTCACAGATATCCAGGATCATTTATCATCTAAAGGACCCAAAGTATCAACCTTTTACTTTGGAAAGGGCCGATCTCCATTTATGCCTAATG GATCATCAGCGGATCAAGTTCTACTTAATTTATGCAAAACAATGGAGGAACGGAGCCAGTTTCACTCTGAAGAAAATATATCTTTTGGTCAGTGCCAACTACGAAAGGAGGATCTGAAATATGCAACAGTTGATGCGAGTGACATCTCTGAGTCATTTGATAGTTGCCCGTATTATCTTAG TGAGCATACCAAATGTGCTCTGCTGTCATCAGCATACGTACATTTATGTTGCAAGGACTACATCAagtttacaaaagatatatCTTCTCTTAGTCAACGAGTGCTGCTATCCGGTCCAACAG GAACTGAGATCTATCAAGAATATCTGGTGAAGGCACTTGCAAAACATTTTGGTGCAAGGTTGCTCATTGTAGATTCTTCCATGCTGCTTGAT GGGCAAACTTCCAAAGAATCAGAGCCATTCAAAAAGG GTGATAGAGTGAGGTACATTGGTTCATTACAATCGACAGGCATTACCCTTGATGGACAAAG CCCTCCGGAGTTTGGTTCACAGGGTGAAATATGTCTTccttttgaagaaaatagatcatCGAAGGTTGGTGTAAGATTTGATAAACAAATTCCAGGAGGTAATGATCTTGGAGGCAATTGCGAAGTTGATCATGGTTTGTTTTGTTCAG TTGATTCTCTATGCCTCGACGGTCCAGGATGGGAAGATAGATCCAGACATCCATTTGATGTGATTGTTGAG TTTATGTCTGAAGAAATTCAGCATGGCCCTTTAATCCTTTTTCTGAAGGACACAGAGAAAATATGTGGGAATAATGATTCCTATCATGGTCTGAAGAGCAAGCTTAAACATTCTCCAGCCGGTGTTTTTATAGTTGGATCTCAAATCCAGCCTGACAATCGCAAAGAGAAG GCAAATGCCggttctctttttctttcaaagttcCCGTACAACCAAGCTATGATTGACCTTGCATTTCAG GACGTTGGTCGGGGAAATGACAAAAATAAAGCAACTTCAAAGGCAATGACGCATCTAACCAAGCTTTTCCCGAATAAAGTGACAGTCCAGGCACCACAA GACGAAATGGAGCTTTTGCAGTGGAACCAGATGCTAAGTCGAGATGTTGAAGTTCTTAAAAGAAATACGAACATTTCGAAAATACAATCT TTTCTAACAAGGGTTGGCTTGGAATGCGTTGATCTTGAGATGATATGCGTTAAGGATCGTATTCTTACAAATGAGT GTATTGATAAAATAATTGGTTTCAGTTTGAGCCATCAACTTAAGAACTCTACAAATCCAGATCCTTCAAGTAATGTGCAATTTGCCCTATCTAATGAAAG CCTTAAGCATGGAGTTGACATGTTGGAAAGTATCCAATTTGACCCGAAGAGCAGCAACAAAAGGAAGTCACTCAAg GATATTGCTACGGAGAACGAATTTGAAAAGAGGCTCCTTGCTGATGTCATCCCTCCACATGAAATTGGTGTTACCTTCGAGGACATCGGAGCATTGGAAAGTGTCAAGGATACTCTGAAAGAGTTAGTGATGCTTCCATTGCAAAGACCTGAACTTTTTTCCAAAGGACAACTTATGAAG CCATGTAAAGGAATATTGCTTTTTGGTCCGCCTGGTATGGGAAAGACAATGCTTGCTAAGGCTGTGGCAACTGAGGCTGGTGCTAATTTCATAAACATATCGATGTCAAGCATCTCCTCAAAG TGGCTCGGTGAAGGAGAAAAATTCGTGAAAGCTGTGTTTTCACTGGCAAGTAAAATTGCTCCAACTGTGATTTTTGTGGATGAG GTTGATGGCATGTTGGGAAGGCGTGAGAACCCTGGTGAACATGAAGCCATGCGTAAGATGAAAAATGAGTTTATGGTGAACTGGGATGGTctaagaacaaaagaaaaagaacgtGTATTAGTACTTGCTGCAACTAATAGGCCATTTGATCTTGATGAGGCTGTTGTTAGGAGGCTTCCTAGGAG GTTGATGTTGAATTTGCCAGATGCatcaaataggaaaaaaattctaagtgTGATACTAGCCAAAGAAGATTTGGCTGATGATGTTGATCTTGAAGCCATTGCTAACTTGACGGAAGGGTACTCGGGCAGTGATCTCAAG ACTCTGTGTATTACTGCTGCTCATTGTCCTATTAGAGagatccttgaaaaggagaagaag GAGAGAGTATTAGCCGAAGCAGAAAATAGACCATTGCCTCCATCGCATTCTAGCAATGATGTTCGTGCCTTAAGAATGAAtgatttcatgcatgcacatgaacAG
- the LOC133912494 gene encoding uncharacterized protein LOC133912494 isoform X2 codes for MLIYLSNFSRINQALQHYPLLTVVSSRGNTHISQISRIIYHLKDPKYQPFTLERADLHLCLMVHSSLDDHIHRMVDIVIYVLFLPSRLLAAQYFFPTIGSSADQVLLNLCKTMEERSQFHSEENISFGQCQLRKEDLKYATVDASDISESFDSCPYYLSEHTKCALLSSAYVHLCCKDYIKFTKDISSLSQRVLLSGPTGTEIYQEYLVKALAKHFGARLLIVDSSMLLDGQTSKESEPFKKGDRVRYIGSLQSTGITLDGQSPPEFGSQGEICLPFEENRSSKVGVRFDKQIPGGNDLGGNCEVDHGLFCSVDSLCLDGPGWEDRSRHPFDVIVEFMSEEIQHGPLILFLKDTEKICGNNDSYHGLKSKLKHSPAGVFIVGSQIQPDNRKEKANAGSLFLSKFPYNQAMIDLAFQDVGRGNDKNKATSKAMTHLTKLFPNKVTVQAPQDEMELLQWNQMLSRDVEVLKRNTNISKIQSFLTRVGLECVDLEMICVKDRILTNECIDKIIGFSLSHQLKNSTNPDPSSNVQFALSNESLKHGVDMLESIQFDPKSSNKRKSLKDIATENEFEKRLLADVIPPHEIGVTFEDIGALESVKDTLKELVMLPLQRPELFSKGQLMKPCKGILLFGPPGMGKTMLAKAVATEAGANFINISMSSISSKWLGEGEKFVKAVFSLASKIAPTVIFVDEVDGMLGRRENPGEHEAMRKMKNEFMVNWDGLRTKEKERVLVLAATNRPFDLDEAVVRRLPRRLMLNLPDASNRKKILSVILAKEDLADDVDLEAIANLTEGYSGSDLKTLCITAAHCPIREILEKEKKERVLAEAENRPLPPSHSSNDVRALRMNDFMHAHEQVCASVSSDSSNMNELIQWNDLYGEGGSRKKTTLSYIM; via the exons ATGCTTAT ATATTTGAGCAACTTCAGCAGGATAAATCAAGCACTTCAGCATTATCCGCTACTTACAGTAGTATCCAGCAGGGGCAACACTCACATTTCACAGATATCCAGGATCATTTATCATCTAAAGGACCCAAAGTATCAACCTTTTACTTTGGAAAGGGCCGATCTCCATTTATGCCTAATG GTTCACAGCAGTTTAGATGATCACATACACAGGATGGTAGACATAGTGATCTATGTTTTATTTTTGCCTTCTCGACTGCTTGCTGCACAATATTTTTTTCCCACAATTG GATCATCAGCGGATCAAGTTCTACTTAATTTATGCAAAACAATGGAGGAACGGAGCCAGTTTCACTCTGAAGAAAATATATCTTTTGGTCAGTGCCAACTACGAAAGGAGGATCTGAAATATGCAACAGTTGATGCGAGTGACATCTCTGAGTCATTTGATAGTTGCCCGTATTATCTTAG TGAGCATACCAAATGTGCTCTGCTGTCATCAGCATACGTACATTTATGTTGCAAGGACTACATCAagtttacaaaagatatatCTTCTCTTAGTCAACGAGTGCTGCTATCCGGTCCAACAG GAACTGAGATCTATCAAGAATATCTGGTGAAGGCACTTGCAAAACATTTTGGTGCAAGGTTGCTCATTGTAGATTCTTCCATGCTGCTTGAT GGGCAAACTTCCAAAGAATCAGAGCCATTCAAAAAGG GTGATAGAGTGAGGTACATTGGTTCATTACAATCGACAGGCATTACCCTTGATGGACAAAG CCCTCCGGAGTTTGGTTCACAGGGTGAAATATGTCTTccttttgaagaaaatagatcatCGAAGGTTGGTGTAAGATTTGATAAACAAATTCCAGGAGGTAATGATCTTGGAGGCAATTGCGAAGTTGATCATGGTTTGTTTTGTTCAG TTGATTCTCTATGCCTCGACGGTCCAGGATGGGAAGATAGATCCAGACATCCATTTGATGTGATTGTTGAG TTTATGTCTGAAGAAATTCAGCATGGCCCTTTAATCCTTTTTCTGAAGGACACAGAGAAAATATGTGGGAATAATGATTCCTATCATGGTCTGAAGAGCAAGCTTAAACATTCTCCAGCCGGTGTTTTTATAGTTGGATCTCAAATCCAGCCTGACAATCGCAAAGAGAAG GCAAATGCCggttctctttttctttcaaagttcCCGTACAACCAAGCTATGATTGACCTTGCATTTCAG GACGTTGGTCGGGGAAATGACAAAAATAAAGCAACTTCAAAGGCAATGACGCATCTAACCAAGCTTTTCCCGAATAAAGTGACAGTCCAGGCACCACAA GACGAAATGGAGCTTTTGCAGTGGAACCAGATGCTAAGTCGAGATGTTGAAGTTCTTAAAAGAAATACGAACATTTCGAAAATACAATCT TTTCTAACAAGGGTTGGCTTGGAATGCGTTGATCTTGAGATGATATGCGTTAAGGATCGTATTCTTACAAATGAGT GTATTGATAAAATAATTGGTTTCAGTTTGAGCCATCAACTTAAGAACTCTACAAATCCAGATCCTTCAAGTAATGTGCAATTTGCCCTATCTAATGAAAG CCTTAAGCATGGAGTTGACATGTTGGAAAGTATCCAATTTGACCCGAAGAGCAGCAACAAAAGGAAGTCACTCAAg GATATTGCTACGGAGAACGAATTTGAAAAGAGGCTCCTTGCTGATGTCATCCCTCCACATGAAATTGGTGTTACCTTCGAGGACATCGGAGCATTGGAAAGTGTCAAGGATACTCTGAAAGAGTTAGTGATGCTTCCATTGCAAAGACCTGAACTTTTTTCCAAAGGACAACTTATGAAG CCATGTAAAGGAATATTGCTTTTTGGTCCGCCTGGTATGGGAAAGACAATGCTTGCTAAGGCTGTGGCAACTGAGGCTGGTGCTAATTTCATAAACATATCGATGTCAAGCATCTCCTCAAAG TGGCTCGGTGAAGGAGAAAAATTCGTGAAAGCTGTGTTTTCACTGGCAAGTAAAATTGCTCCAACTGTGATTTTTGTGGATGAG GTTGATGGCATGTTGGGAAGGCGTGAGAACCCTGGTGAACATGAAGCCATGCGTAAGATGAAAAATGAGTTTATGGTGAACTGGGATGGTctaagaacaaaagaaaaagaacgtGTATTAGTACTTGCTGCAACTAATAGGCCATTTGATCTTGATGAGGCTGTTGTTAGGAGGCTTCCTAGGAG GTTGATGTTGAATTTGCCAGATGCatcaaataggaaaaaaattctaagtgTGATACTAGCCAAAGAAGATTTGGCTGATGATGTTGATCTTGAAGCCATTGCTAACTTGACGGAAGGGTACTCGGGCAGTGATCTCAAG ACTCTGTGTATTACTGCTGCTCATTGTCCTATTAGAGagatccttgaaaaggagaagaag GAGAGAGTATTAGCCGAAGCAGAAAATAGACCATTGCCTCCATCGCATTCTAGCAATGATGTTCGTGCCTTAAGAATGAAtgatttcatgcatgcacatgaacAG
- the LOC133912495 gene encoding ATP-dependent Clp protease proteolytic subunit-related protein 3, chloroplastic-like isoform X2 → MASAASAFLSLRLPTPSPAPASSSPSIPLPLLRQARGGAASSALVARAGAPSPLFNPRADPFLSTLAAASPEDLAAASGGARRGEDHLPFLEIFQNAKLMASPAQVERSSSSYSQHRPRRPPPDLPSLLLHGRIVYIGMPLVPAVTELVVAQLMYLEWMNSKEPVYIYINSTGTARDDGEPVGMESEGFAIYDAMMRMKTEIHTLCLGAAAGHACLVLAAGKKGKRYMFPHAKAMIQQPRIPSYGMMQASDVVIRAKEPAEKIDKVMRGPFYMDSLKAKEFGVIDKILWRGQEKYMADMLSPDEWDKVAGVRRPEGM, encoded by the exons atggcctccgccgcctccgccttccTCTCCCTGCGCCTCCCCACGCCTTCCCCTGCTCCCGCTTCCTCTTCCCCGTCCATCCCGCTCCCCCTGCTCAGGCAGGCGCGGGGCGGCGCCGCGTCGTCGGCGCTGGTGGCGCGGGCGGGGGCTCCGTCCCCGCTGTTCAACCCCAGGGCCGACCCGTTCCTGTccaccctcgccgccgcctcgccggaAGATCTTGCAGCCGCCTCGggtggcgcgcgccgcggcgaaGACCACCTGCCGTTCCTCGAGATCTTCCAGAACGCCAAACTCATGGCCTCGCCCGCGCAG GTGGAACGTTCTAGCAGTTCTTACAGTCAGCACAGGCCTAGACGACCTCCTCCAGATTTACCATCATTGCTTCTTCATGGCCGAATTGTTTATATTGGCATGCCG TTGGTGCCAGCAGTTACTGAGCTTGTGGTTGCCCAGTTGATGTACCTTGAATGGATGAATAGTAAAGAACCTgtttatatatacataaactCGACAGGAACAGCTCGTGATGATGGTGAGCCG GTTGGCATGGAGAGTGAAGGTTTTGCTATCTATGATGCAATGATGCGGATGAAAACTGAG ATCCACACACTTTGCCTAGGAGCTGCAGCAGGTCATGCTTGTCTTGTCCTTGCAGCAGGAAAGAAAGGCAAACGCTATATGTTTCCTCATGCCAAAG CTATGATTCAGCAACCTCGTATTCCTTCATATGGAATGATGCAAGCATCCGATGTTGTTATCCGAGCGAAGGAG CCAGCGGAGAAAATAGACAAggtaatgagaggaccattttACATGGATTCCTTGAAGGCAAAGGAGTTTGGGGTCATTGACAAG ATCCTTTGGCGTGGTCAAGAGAAGTACATGGCTGACATGCTCTCCCCAGACGAGTGGGACAAAGTTGCCGGAGTCAGACGTCCTGAGGGAATGTGA
- the LOC133912495 gene encoding ATP-dependent Clp protease proteolytic subunit-related protein 3, chloroplastic-like isoform X1: MASAASAFLSLRLPTPSPAPASSSPSIPLPLLRQARGGAASSALVARAGAPSPLFNPRADPFLSTLAAASPEDLAAASGGARRGEDHLPFLEIFQNAKLMASPAQVERSSSSYSQHRPRRPPPDLPSLLLHGRIVYIGMPLVPAVTELVVAQLMYLEWMNSKEPVYIYINSTGTARDDGEPVGMESEGFAIYDAMMRMKTEIHTLCLGAAAGHACLVLAAGKKGKRYMFPHAKAMIQQPRIPSYGMMQASDVVIRAKEVVHNRNTLVKLLARHTGNPAEKIDKVMRGPFYMDSLKAKEFGVIDKILWRGQEKYMADMLSPDEWDKVAGVRRPEGM; encoded by the exons atggcctccgccgcctccgccttccTCTCCCTGCGCCTCCCCACGCCTTCCCCTGCTCCCGCTTCCTCTTCCCCGTCCATCCCGCTCCCCCTGCTCAGGCAGGCGCGGGGCGGCGCCGCGTCGTCGGCGCTGGTGGCGCGGGCGGGGGCTCCGTCCCCGCTGTTCAACCCCAGGGCCGACCCGTTCCTGTccaccctcgccgccgcctcgccggaAGATCTTGCAGCCGCCTCGggtggcgcgcgccgcggcgaaGACCACCTGCCGTTCCTCGAGATCTTCCAGAACGCCAAACTCATGGCCTCGCCCGCGCAG GTGGAACGTTCTAGCAGTTCTTACAGTCAGCACAGGCCTAGACGACCTCCTCCAGATTTACCATCATTGCTTCTTCATGGCCGAATTGTTTATATTGGCATGCCG TTGGTGCCAGCAGTTACTGAGCTTGTGGTTGCCCAGTTGATGTACCTTGAATGGATGAATAGTAAAGAACCTgtttatatatacataaactCGACAGGAACAGCTCGTGATGATGGTGAGCCG GTTGGCATGGAGAGTGAAGGTTTTGCTATCTATGATGCAATGATGCGGATGAAAACTGAG ATCCACACACTTTGCCTAGGAGCTGCAGCAGGTCATGCTTGTCTTGTCCTTGCAGCAGGAAAGAAAGGCAAACGCTATATGTTTCCTCATGCCAAAG CTATGATTCAGCAACCTCGTATTCCTTCATATGGAATGATGCAAGCATCCGATGTTGTTATCCGAGCGAAGGAG GTTGTGCACAACAGAAATACCTTGGTCAAACTTTTAGCAAGGCATACCGGAAAT CCAGCGGAGAAAATAGACAAggtaatgagaggaccattttACATGGATTCCTTGAAGGCAAAGGAGTTTGGGGTCATTGACAAG ATCCTTTGGCGTGGTCAAGAGAAGTACATGGCTGACATGCTCTCCCCAGACGAGTGGGACAAAGTTGCCGGAGTCAGACGTCCTGAGGGAATGTGA